The Deltaproteobacteria bacterium genome contains a region encoding:
- the metW gene encoding methionine biosynthesis protein MetW, whose translation MTNSTPPDSGINWSLTHVRDRALDPFILASVKEGDRVLDLGCGVGDLLLRIKEEKTAVEKGVEIEGSLAAEAISKGLSVIQGDIQENILDLGDDSFDLVILNQVIPVVREPVGVLLESLRVGRRVVVTFPNFAYWRTRSYLYWHGRLPVTPSLPYQWYDTPNIRLVTIKDFRALCSDRNITVLKEGYITLTGDRSARPIRMWPNFRASSAMFLLAAPGRS comes from the coding sequence ATGACCAATTCAACACCGCCTGATTCCGGCATTAACTGGAGTTTAACCCATGTTCGGGATAGAGCTCTTGACCCGTTTATTCTTGCCTCTGTCAAGGAGGGCGACAGGGTCCTGGATCTCGGCTGCGGCGTGGGGGATCTTCTCCTTCGCATCAAGGAGGAAAAAACCGCGGTTGAAAAGGGGGTGGAGATAGAAGGTTCCCTGGCGGCCGAGGCTATCTCGAAGGGGCTTTCGGTGATACAGGGAGACATCCAGGAAAACATCCTGGACCTGGGAGATGATTCCTTCGATCTGGTAATTTTAAATCAGGTAATCCCGGTTGTTCGTGAGCCTGTCGGCGTTCTGTTGGAATCCCTCAGGGTTGGCCGGAGGGTGGTGGTCACCTTTCCGAATTTCGCATACTGGAGAACCCGGTCATACCTTTACTGGCACGGGCGTCTGCCGGTTACGCCCTCTCTCCCGTATCAGTGGTACGACACTCCGAACATCAGGCTGGTGACTATCAAGGATTTTCGGGCGTTATGTTCAGACCGGAACATAACGGTGCTCAAAGAAGGCTACATAACCCTGACAGGGGATAGATCCGCCCGTCCGATCCGGATGTGGCCCAATTTCAGGGCCTCGTCGGCCATGTTCCTCCTGGCCGCGCCCGGCCGGTCATGA
- a CDS encoding PAS domain S-box protein yields the protein MAVPERSFLVRCFLLLTGPFPVFIIVASVTAALSDLPTWKEILQALRDFPIGAPSMALHLLLPLAIGLIAALSVFMGRSFYQGSTQNTGEASAGPDLTREERARAILRGIPVAVITLSPDARITYRNPAAKAMYSSEAGKESDPIDDIIDQSGLGSWLRPVFEGECITIEETLVQIGESSEKHILSIKGVPVMKKDRVVEALFFLEDITESDILAKRLIGSEEKYRDIFSHAPLGIFLVDSKGGYLDANPAALKILGYTLDELLTLNTREISSDSGNRIDKLLSSPGWIVERTRYLRKDGSVVEVELAAGSFQRGAETRFIGIIREIEPPEKDA from the coding sequence ATGGCAGTCCCTGAGCGATCATTCCTTGTCCGGTGTTTCTTACTCCTTACAGGTCCTTTTCCCGTCTTTATCATCGTCGCTTCCGTCACCGCCGCGCTTTCAGATCTTCCCACCTGGAAGGAGATTCTGCAGGCATTGAGGGACTTTCCCATCGGAGCACCGTCCATGGCGCTTCATCTGCTCCTTCCTTTAGCCATCGGCCTCATTGCCGCCCTGAGTGTTTTCATGGGCAGGTCTTTCTACCAGGGTTCGACACAAAACACCGGGGAAGCTTCCGCCGGACCTGATCTTACAAGGGAGGAGCGAGCCAGGGCGATCCTCAGGGGCATTCCAGTGGCAGTGATCACCCTGTCTCCTGACGCAAGGATAACCTACCGGAACCCCGCCGCAAAAGCCATGTACTCGTCCGAAGCCGGAAAAGAAAGTGATCCTATAGACGATATTATCGACCAGTCGGGACTGGGTTCCTGGCTGAGACCGGTTTTCGAAGGTGAATGCATCACCATCGAAGAGACACTGGTTCAGATAGGAGAGAGTTCAGAAAAACATATCCTGAGCATCAAGGGGGTGCCGGTCATGAAGAAGGACCGGGTCGTGGAGGCCCTCTTCTTTTTGGAAGATATCACCGAAAGCGATATCCTGGCAAAAAGGCTCATAGGCTCGGAAGAGAAATACCGCGATATTTTCAGCCATGCCCCATTGGGTATCTTCCTCGTGGACAGTAAGGGCGGGTACCTTGACGCCAATCCTGCCGCACTCAAGATTCTTGGATATACACTGGACGAGCTTCTCACCCTCAACACCAGGGAGATAAGCTCAGATTCGGGAAACCGCATCGACAAGTTACTGAGCAGCCCAGGATGGATCGTGGAAAGAACCCGTTATCTCCGAAAGGACGGGAGCGTTGTGGAGGTTGAACTGGCGGCCGGCAGTTTCCAACGGGGCGCCGAAACCCGTTTTATCGGAATCATACGGGAGATCGAGCCCCCGGAGAAAGACGCCTGA
- a CDS encoding helix-turn-helix transcriptional regulator has protein sequence MKEKPGGKKGDLMREISSREDIESVLYNLSEVFRVLGDLTRVRILMALTKSELCVGDLADGLDLSDSAVSHQLRILRNSRLVKFRKDGKNVVYSISDDHVETIFREGIEHVERM, from the coding sequence ATGAAAGAAAAACCGGGAGGGAAAAAAGGGGATCTAATGAGGGAAATAAGCTCCAGGGAGGACATCGAGTCGGTTCTTTACAATCTTTCGGAGGTATTCCGGGTTCTGGGGGATTTGACGAGGGTTCGCATTCTCATGGCGCTGACGAAGTCGGAGCTATGCGTTGGAGATTTAGCCGATGGGCTGGACCTTTCTGATTCTGCGGTGTCCCATCAACTAAGAATCCTTCGCAACAGCCGCCTGGTGAAATTCCGCAAGGATGGCAAGAACGTGGTCTATTCCATAAGCGATGATCATGTGGAGACTATCTTCAGGGAGGGGATCGAACATGTGGAGAGAATGTAG
- the feoB gene encoding ferrous iron transport protein B: MVGNPNVGKSALFNRLTGSYAVVSNYPGTTVAITTGRMKIAGKDYSVVDTPGMYSLYPITDEERVGRRMLLDGGYEVVLHVVDAKNLTRMIHLTMQLKEAGIPVILVLNIMDEAEETGLVIDIETLEKRLGIPVVPTVGIAGKGVRRLKEVIENYRPDSRNFHVDFSLAVEKASREIAPLLPPTSLSSRALSLLALQEDRDVLELISRLPRDRADRIIGVIDALKRELDHPVNYDITMGLGRRAGQVLEGIIAKRERKTRFTRDFLDRILISPWTGVPILLLVLYFGFYKFVGGFGAGVVVDFLEGHIFGKYLIPFINHWTEQLIPWPILQNLIAEDYGVLTLGVRYAVAIILPIVGTFFIVFSVVEDSGYLPRLSLLIDRVFKWVGLSGRAVIPMTLGFGCGTMATVVTRTLESTRERVIATILLALAIPCSAQLGVIFALAANSPGVLVTWIGTVSAVFLFIGYLTARIIPGRQPDFFMELPPLRMPRLANVWLKTSSRMRWYFVEILPLFLLASVLIWAGNVTGIFPILLKLLAVPTRAIGLPNEAAQAFLFGFFRRDYGVAGLYDIQQRGLLTGNQLAVATITLTLFLPCIAQFLVMMKERGLKMALGVAVFVFPFAFLVGGSVNFMLKVLGLTL, encoded by the coding sequence ATGGTCGGCAACCCCAATGTCGGAAAGAGCGCACTTTTTAATCGCCTGACGGGCAGTTATGCGGTGGTGTCAAACTATCCCGGGACCACGGTGGCCATCACCACAGGACGGATGAAGATCGCCGGGAAGGACTATTCCGTTGTGGATACACCCGGCATGTATTCCCTCTACCCCATTACGGATGAAGAGAGGGTGGGACGGCGGATGCTCCTCGATGGAGGATATGAGGTTGTACTGCATGTCGTCGATGCCAAGAACCTCACGAGGATGATCCACCTTACCATGCAGCTCAAGGAAGCTGGTATCCCCGTCATCCTCGTCCTTAATATCATGGATGAGGCGGAGGAAACGGGGCTGGTAATAGATATCGAAACCCTGGAGAAGAGGCTTGGAATCCCGGTTGTTCCCACTGTGGGAATAGCCGGAAAAGGCGTCCGCCGCCTGAAAGAGGTCATCGAGAATTATAGACCCGACAGCAGGAACTTCCACGTGGATTTCAGCCTTGCCGTGGAGAAGGCCTCCAGGGAAATAGCCCCCCTTCTTCCGCCGACTTCCCTTTCCAGCCGGGCTCTTTCTCTTCTGGCCCTCCAGGAGGATCGGGACGTCCTGGAACTGATCTCCCGTCTTCCCAGGGATCGGGCAGACCGTATCATCGGGGTAATCGACGCCCTGAAACGGGAACTGGACCACCCGGTTAATTACGACATCACCATGGGGCTTGGGCGCCGTGCCGGCCAGGTCCTGGAAGGCATAATCGCAAAGAGGGAAAGAAAAACCAGGTTTACCCGGGATTTCCTGGATCGTATTTTGATCTCTCCCTGGACGGGTGTTCCCATCCTGCTGCTGGTACTCTATTTCGGGTTCTATAAATTCGTCGGAGGGTTCGGCGCAGGGGTTGTCGTCGATTTTCTGGAGGGGCATATCTTCGGAAAATACCTGATCCCCTTTATAAACCACTGGACGGAACAGCTGATACCATGGCCTATCCTCCAGAACCTCATTGCCGAAGATTACGGCGTCCTGACCCTGGGCGTTAGGTATGCCGTCGCCATTATCCTGCCTATCGTAGGCACATTTTTTATCGTCTTCTCGGTGGTCGAGGACAGCGGCTATCTTCCAAGGCTTTCACTTCTCATCGACAGGGTATTCAAATGGGTCGGCCTTTCCGGCCGGGCGGTCATACCCATGACCCTCGGTTTCGGGTGCGGCACCATGGCTACCGTGGTTACCAGAACACTGGAGTCCACCCGGGAGAGAGTTATCGCGACCATTCTGCTGGCGCTGGCCATCCCATGTTCGGCCCAGCTGGGTGTAATCTTTGCCCTGGCGGCGAACAGCCCGGGGGTCCTGGTGACGTGGATCGGTACCGTTTCGGCGGTTTTCCTCTTCATCGGATACCTCACCGCCAGAATCATACCGGGCCGGCAGCCGGATTTCTTCATGGAGCTGCCCCCCTTGCGGATGCCGAGGCTGGCAAATGTCTGGCTGAAAACCTCTTCCCGAATGCGGTGGTACTTCGTGGAGATCCTGCCCCTTTTTCTCCTGGCGTCGGTTCTTATCTGGGCCGGTAACGTAACCGGGATTTTCCCCATCCTGCTCAAGCTGCTGGCTGTTCCAACCAGGGCTATCGGCCTGCCCAACGAAGCGGCCCAGGCCTTTCTGTTCGGTTTTTTTCGCCGTGATTATGGAGTGGCAGGACTTTATGACATCCAGCAGAGGGGGCTGCTCACCGGTAATCAACTGGCCGTCGCGACCATTACCTTGACCCTTTTTCTGCCATGCATCGCCCAGTTTCTTGTTATGATGAAGGAGAGGGGTCTGAAGATGGCCCTGGGGGTCGCGGTGTTCGTGTTTCCCTTCGCCTTCCTTGTCGGTGGATCGGTTAATTTCATGCTGAAGGTATTGGGACTGACTCTTTAG
- a CDS encoding metal-dependent transcriptional regulator produces the protein MKDEVLEILWTKLVEGGLDSIGSEEIILGEQGPANGRILKDLAEEGMISLEEDRVNLTDSGFEEARMTIRRHRLSERLFNDVFEVYHEEFESPACRFEHMLIRPKLEKKICELLGHPKTCPHNRPIPVGECCHRAEMRTDKAVVPMSKLRQGESGVIAYVHTGDSDKLKKLMAMGILPGEDVSLERRFPSFVFRVGYSRFAVDEGMAAAIFVRRPAENPTEETL, from the coding sequence CTGAAGGATGAGGTATTGGAGATCCTCTGGACGAAATTGGTGGAGGGCGGACTGGACTCCATCGGCAGCGAAGAGATCATCCTCGGGGAACAAGGCCCGGCAAACGGGCGGATTCTCAAGGATCTGGCCGAAGAGGGAATGATCAGTCTGGAGGAAGACAGGGTCAATCTTACCGATTCCGGTTTTGAGGAGGCCCGAATGACCATCCGGAGACACCGGCTCAGCGAGAGGCTCTTTAACGACGTTTTCGAGGTCTACCATGAGGAGTTCGAAAGCCCTGCCTGCCGATTCGAGCACATGTTGATCAGGCCAAAATTGGAGAAGAAGATCTGCGAGTTGCTCGGACATCCCAAAACCTGCCCTCACAATCGGCCTATTCCGGTGGGCGAGTGCTGCCACCGTGCCGAGATGAGAACCGATAAAGCGGTCGTTCCCATGAGCAAACTCCGACAGGGGGAATCAGGCGTCATCGCATATGTCCATACGGGGGACTCGGACAAGCTGAAGAAACTCATGGCCATGGGTATCCTTCCCGGTGAAGATGTGTCGCTGGAAAGAAGGTTTCCATCCTTCGTATTTCGGGTCGGATACAGCCGTTTCGCGGTTGACGAGGGCATGGCTGCAGCCATTTTCGTCAGAAGGCCGGCAGAAAACCCGACAGAAGAGACTCTCTAG
- a CDS encoding DUF89 family protein has protein sequence MKIHSDCRPCLIRQVHRTARAAGADDSMVRSIGEAAIQILESSWNSDESPPAISTVLYRLVERMSGCDDPYLPQKIAYTREALKLLPVIEAMLENSKDVFDSAVRISIAGNVIDFGTGAQNRKIKLMDTLEEYLRKPIFHDDTAELRERAFGAGRILFIGDNAGETVFDRPFLSILPEGKVTYAAKGGAIINDATVKDARLAGVHLHTDLIGTGARTPGTILKMCSRDFQKLFMESDLIIAKGQGNFETLTEEPRGGRIFMLFIVKCDVAAESIGASVGDMVAMKW, from the coding sequence TTGAAGATCCATTCCGATTGCAGGCCATGCCTGATCCGCCAGGTGCACCGTACCGCCAGGGCCGCGGGGGCCGATGACAGCATGGTCCGTTCCATCGGGGAGGCCGCAATTCAAATCCTCGAATCGTCCTGGAATAGCGACGAATCCCCTCCCGCTATCAGCACAGTGCTCTACCGCCTGGTGGAGCGAATGTCCGGCTGCGACGATCCCTACCTGCCGCAAAAAATCGCCTATACCCGAGAGGCCCTGAAACTTCTGCCTGTAATTGAAGCCATGTTGGAAAATTCGAAGGACGTTTTTGATTCCGCGGTCAGGATCTCCATCGCCGGCAATGTTATTGATTTCGGTACAGGGGCACAGAACAGGAAGATCAAGCTGATGGATACACTGGAGGAGTACCTGCGAAAACCGATCTTCCACGATGACACCGCCGAACTGAGGGAAAGGGCCTTCGGGGCCGGGAGGATTCTGTTTATCGGGGACAATGCCGGGGAGACGGTCTTTGACCGCCCCTTTCTCTCCATCCTTCCGGAGGGCAAGGTTACCTATGCGGCCAAGGGAGGGGCCATCATAAACGATGCCACGGTAAAGGATGCCCGTCTTGCGGGTGTACATCTGCACACCGATCTTATCGGCACGGGCGCGAGAACACCGGGCACGATACTCAAAATGTGCAGCCGGGACTTCCAGAAACTTTTTATGGAGTCCGACCTGATCATTGCCAAGGGACAGGGTAACTTCGAAACCCTGACGGAGGAACCGCGCGGTGGTAGGATATTCATGCTTTTTATCGTAAAGTGCGACGTGGCCGCGGAGTCCATTGGCGCCTCTGTGGGAGATATGGTAGCAATGAAGTGGTGA
- a CDS encoding RNA methyltransferase: protein MTDMDILQQYMLPGRKQRIEDILSRRTYAMRVVIENLHKEHNVDAVLRTCDAFGVQHVHIVPQPGDGGVLKTITRGCDRWLTIHQHLTLGECFRELRELGFRILAGAFGAGARPVDEMDWDGKVALVFSNEREGACPEVLENADGLFVIPLHGFSQSLNVSVAAGIIIHHVHSLKEKAGTLEGLPAPERDALLDDWSRKSVKNSEGILDELRSRK, encoded by the coding sequence ATGACCGACATGGACATCCTGCAACAGTACATGCTGCCGGGGAGGAAACAACGCATTGAGGATATCCTCAGCCGCAGGACATACGCTATGAGGGTCGTAATAGAAAATCTCCACAAGGAACACAATGTGGACGCGGTGCTCAGGACATGTGATGCATTCGGAGTCCAGCATGTCCATATCGTACCGCAGCCGGGGGATGGGGGCGTTCTGAAAACTATCACGAGAGGGTGCGATCGCTGGTTGACCATCCACCAGCACCTGACCCTGGGGGAATGTTTCAGGGAACTGAGGGAGCTTGGTTTCCGCATCCTTGCCGGAGCCTTCGGGGCCGGCGCACGGCCGGTGGACGAAATGGATTGGGATGGGAAAGTGGCCCTCGTGTTTTCCAACGAACGGGAGGGCGCGTGCCCAGAGGTTCTGGAAAACGCCGACGGCCTGTTTGTTATTCCCCTTCACGGATTTTCCCAGAGTCTGAACGTGTCGGTGGCAGCGGGGATAATAATCCATCACGTCCACTCCCTTAAGGAAAAAGCCGGTACCCTCGAAGGTCTCCCTGCTCCGGAGAGAGATGCCCTGCTGGACGACTGGAGCAGAAAATCGGTTAAAAATTCCGAGGGCATTCTCGATGAACTCAGGAGTAGAAAATGA
- a CDS encoding ketopantoate reductase family protein, which translates to MNRYLILGAGAIGSVFGGMLAEGGNEVILVGRPAHMDAVNQDGLRIEGLFGTHHVRNVHGAVSLTEVGEVPAPDAVLLTVKSCDTAEAVDRLADSGLVGADTIVVSLQNGLGNVEALAEAFDWKRVLGGRVIFGAEIVRPGSVKVTVWADKVLLGGHDVSKASRLAAEFSRCGIETETAEDISAALWAKVLYNVGLNALSAILEVPYGELVEEKNVRILLEKVIREAYAVASHETGLPWKSEDEYLNYFRERLLPPTASHHSSMLQDIRKGRKTEIESINGEVLRRGEHLGIDTPVNRVIYALVKSKVALHQGT; encoded by the coding sequence ATGAACAGGTACCTGATACTGGGCGCGGGAGCCATAGGAAGCGTCTTCGGCGGTATGCTGGCGGAGGGCGGAAACGAGGTCATTCTTGTTGGCCGTCCGGCCCACATGGACGCCGTGAATCAGGACGGGCTGCGAATCGAGGGGCTGTTTGGAACCCACCATGTGCGGAATGTCCATGGGGCAGTCTCTCTCACGGAGGTTGGCGAGGTTCCAGCTCCGGACGCTGTACTGTTAACGGTGAAGTCATGCGACACGGCTGAGGCTGTCGACCGGCTGGCGGACTCGGGTCTCGTGGGCGCCGATACCATCGTCGTGTCATTGCAAAACGGACTGGGAAACGTGGAGGCTTTGGCTGAGGCCTTCGACTGGAAGAGAGTTCTTGGCGGCAGGGTGATTTTCGGTGCGGAGATAGTCAGGCCGGGGAGCGTGAAGGTCACGGTCTGGGCGGATAAAGTCCTGCTGGGTGGACACGACGTTTCGAAGGCATCCCGACTTGCCGCGGAATTTTCGCGGTGCGGCATTGAGACGGAAACGGCGGAGGATATTTCAGCTGCCCTGTGGGCAAAGGTCCTCTATAATGTGGGGCTCAACGCACTCTCGGCCATCCTCGAGGTTCCCTACGGTGAACTGGTGGAGGAGAAAAACGTCCGCATTTTGCTGGAGAAGGTGATACGGGAGGCCTACGCCGTGGCGTCGCATGAGACCGGACTTCCCTGGAAGTCAGAGGATGAGTACCTGAATTATTTTCGCGAACGTCTTCTCCCCCCCACGGCATCCCATCACAGTTCCATGCTGCAGGATATCAGGAAGGGGAGAAAGACAGAGATCGAATCCATCAACGGGGAGGTCCTTCGTCGGGGGGAGCACCTGGGTATTGATACGCCCGTAAACCGGGTGATTTACGCCCTGGTAAAATCGAAAGTAGCCCTTCACCAAGGGACGTAG
- a CDS encoding peptidyl-prolyl cis-trans isomerase, whose product MKNILLAVIAGILLAAPLNVSADKGGKMTKVAIETSKGTIVVELDSVKAPVTVKNFVDYAARGFYDGTIFHRVINGFMIQGGGFTAEMHQKETNVPVKNEAGNGLKNNRGTLAMARTSVVDSATSQFFINLADNGFLDHRNDSSEGYGYAVFGKVVDGMDVVDAIGKVKTGTVRGFGDVPLDSVVIEKVTVLSGGDSR is encoded by the coding sequence ATGAAAAACATTCTGCTTGCGGTGATAGCTGGTATCCTGCTGGCCGCCCCGCTCAACGTATCCGCCGATAAGGGAGGAAAAATGACCAAAGTGGCTATTGAGACATCCAAGGGGACCATCGTTGTGGAACTCGACTCCGTAAAGGCGCCGGTCACGGTGAAAAATTTCGTGGATTACGCGGCGCGCGGCTTTTATGATGGAACCATTTTCCATCGGGTGATTAACGGATTCATGATCCAGGGGGGCGGATTCACGGCGGAAATGCATCAGAAAGAGACCAATGTCCCCGTAAAGAACGAGGCCGGTAATGGGCTGAAAAACAACAGGGGAACCCTCGCCATGGCCAGGACTTCGGTGGTCGACAGCGCGACTTCGCAGTTTTTCATCAACCTTGCGGACAACGGTTTTCTCGATCACAGGAATGATTCATCCGAGGGGTACGGATACGCTGTTTTCGGGAAGGTGGTCGATGGCATGGATGTGGTGGACGCTATCGGAAAGGTTAAAACCGGGACGGTCAGGGGGTTCGGAGATGTGCCCCTCGATTCCGTCGTCATCGAGAAGGTTACGGTCCTGTCCGGGGGGGATTCCAGATAG
- a CDS encoding septal ring lytic transglycosylase RlpA family protein, producing MLLIVSGCAGSRPAPPSPSMKSYEVGGRRYRVLGSSGGFVQRGTASWYGPGFHGRLTASGEVYDMEAYTAAHRTLPLGTYVRVRRVDGGGQVVVRINDRGPFVKGRIIDLSRAGARRLHMLDEGVAEVVVEAMGKKEKGGRNGEVLLRARPDYRKGVFSVQVGAFTVKENAVRLARSLKRRFGNSSISLYDRGDHVFYRVMVGRFSDEDMADALKNRLMGSGEFQEAFVVAR from the coding sequence GTGCTCCTTATCGTTTCCGGGTGCGCGGGAAGCAGACCAGCTCCACCCTCACCGTCCATGAAGTCCTACGAGGTGGGGGGCAGACGTTATCGGGTCCTGGGCTCATCCGGCGGCTTTGTACAGAGGGGGACTGCCTCCTGGTACGGCCCCGGGTTTCACGGCCGCCTGACGGCCAGTGGGGAGGTCTACGATATGGAGGCCTATACGGCCGCCCACAGGACCCTGCCCCTTGGGACCTATGTCCGGGTCCGGAGGGTTGATGGCGGTGGACAGGTCGTTGTCCGCATCAATGACCGGGGCCCCTTCGTGAAGGGGAGGATCATTGACCTGTCTCGCGCCGGCGCCCGCCGGCTTCACATGCTTGATGAGGGTGTGGCCGAGGTTGTCGTCGAAGCTATGGGGAAAAAAGAGAAAGGTGGCAGGAACGGCGAGGTTCTGTTGCGGGCCCGCCCCGATTACAGGAAGGGGGTCTTCTCGGTTCAGGTTGGGGCTTTCACGGTGAAGGAAAACGCCGTCCGTTTGGCACGCAGCCTTAAACGCAGGTTCGGCAATTCTTCCATCAGCCTGTACGACCGGGGCGACCATGTCTTTTACCGCGTTATGGTAGGGCGGTTTTCCGACGAAGATATGGCTGACGCCCTGAAGAATAGGCTGATGGGCAGCGGTGAATTCCAGGAGGCATTTGTCGTCGCCCGCTGA
- the cysK gene encoding cysteine synthase A has protein sequence MGKIYNDITELIGGTPLVRLSKIAEGADVSILGKLESFNPLSSVKDRIGLSMIEAAERDGHLGPDTVIVEPTSGNTGIALAFVAASRGYRLILTMPDTMSIERRKLLNALGAELVLTPGSEGMKGAINRAGEIADELPSAFVPQQFENPANPEIHRKTTGVEIWEDTDGHVDILISGVGTGGSLTGIGEFLKKKNPDVKIIAVEPAESPVLSGRPPGPHKIQGIGAGFIPKVLDTKIIDEIITVTSEDAFATSRKLAREEGLLVGISSGAAVYVAVQVGKRPENRGKVIVTILPDGGERYLSTPMFE, from the coding sequence ATGGGTAAAATCTACAATGATATTACGGAACTTATCGGCGGAACGCCGCTCGTCCGGCTCAGCAAGATCGCGGAGGGGGCTGACGTCAGTATCCTGGGCAAACTGGAATCATTCAATCCTCTTTCCAGCGTCAAGGACCGTATCGGGCTCAGCATGATCGAGGCGGCCGAGCGGGACGGCCACCTCGGTCCTGACACGGTGATCGTGGAGCCGACCTCCGGCAACACGGGAATAGCTTTAGCATTCGTTGCCGCCAGCCGTGGCTACCGGCTGATACTCACCATGCCGGACACCATGAGCATCGAACGGCGGAAACTCTTAAATGCTTTAGGCGCCGAGCTGGTCCTGACCCCGGGATCGGAAGGGATGAAAGGGGCCATCAACAGGGCCGGCGAGATCGCCGATGAACTTCCCTCAGCCTTTGTTCCCCAACAGTTCGAGAACCCCGCCAACCCTGAGATCCATCGGAAGACAACGGGCGTTGAGATCTGGGAGGACACCGACGGGCATGTGGATATCCTCATCTCGGGTGTGGGTACCGGCGGAAGCCTGACCGGTATTGGGGAATTCCTGAAAAAGAAAAACCCCGATGTCAAGATCATAGCCGTTGAACCGGCGGAAAGCCCCGTTCTCTCAGGGCGGCCCCCCGGCCCACACAAGATCCAGGGAATCGGGGCGGGCTTTATCCCAAAGGTGCTCGACACGAAGATCATCGACGAGATCATCACGGTGACATCGGAAGACGCTTTCGCTACTTCCAGGAAGCTTGCCAGGGAAGAAGGTTTGCTTGTCGGCATATCCTCCGGCGCCGCGGTCTACGTTGCCGTCCAGGTGGGCAAACGTCCTGAAAACAGGGGCAAAGTCATCGTGACCATCCTTCCCGATGGCGGTGAAAGGTACCTCTCAACGCCGATGTTTGAATAG
- a CDS encoding molybdenum cofactor guanylyltransferase, with protein MTNRSPDDTTGVVLAGGMSLRMGCDKILLPFEGSPLIAHIHRRMSSIFPEVLVIGHHRPEFDALQITVHPDIIPDSGVLGGIYTGLSLSKTPFIFAVAGDMPFLDPDLIIKTASLRKGNDAVVPRGPKGPEPLFAVYSRSCLDPFLKRLEQKSLKVMDALDGMKVASPMIGHKSTAGRDPFANINTPEDLELLRGKIQGVKS; from the coding sequence ATGACAAACCGCTCTCCGGACGATACCACGGGAGTTGTCCTGGCGGGCGGGATGAGCCTGCGAATGGGATGCGACAAGATCCTGCTTCCCTTTGAAGGATCCCCCCTGATCGCCCACATCCACCGCCGGATGTCCTCCATCTTCCCCGAGGTACTTGTAATCGGCCACCACCGGCCTGAGTTCGATGCGTTGCAGATCACGGTCCACCCGGACATCATCCCGGACAGCGGGGTTCTCGGGGGAATCTACACCGGACTGAGCCTGTCAAAGACTCCATTCATTTTCGCCGTTGCCGGCGACATGCCCTTTCTCGATCCGGACCTCATCATCAAGACAGCATCCCTCCGCAAAGGGAATGACGCTGTTGTCCCCCGCGGCCCCAAAGGCCCGGAACCTCTTTTTGCCGTATATTCCCGTTCGTGTCTGGACCCTTTTCTCAAGCGGCTTGAACAAAAGAGCCTGAAGGTCATGGATGCTCTTGACGGGATGAAGGTTGCCTCCCCGATGATCGGGCACAAAAGTACAGCCGGCCGAGACCCCTTCGCAAATATCAATACGCCCGAGGACCTGGAGCTGCTTCGTGGTAAAATACAGGGGGTTAAATCTTGA